In Hypomesus transpacificus isolate Combined female unplaced genomic scaffold, fHypTra1 scaffold_421, whole genome shotgun sequence, one DNA window encodes the following:
- the LOC124464936 gene encoding cytochrome P450 3A27 isoform X4, translating to MCIMDTDMIKTILIKECYSHFTNRRNFHLNGALYDAVSIAEDGQWKRIRSVLSPSFTSGRLKEMFGIMKQHSANLVISMKRKVDKDEAVELKEFFGPYSMDVVTSTAFSVDLDSLNNPSDPFVTNIKKMLKFDLFNPLFLLVAFFPFTGPLLEKMEFSFFPTSVTDFFYASLQKIKSSRQASTGRQGRVDFLQLMIDSQKGDSKEEKQHKGLTDHEILSQAMIFIFAGYETTSSSLTFLAYNLATHPEVQARLQGEVDAIFPNQVEVQYEALMQMEYLDSVISESLRLYPIAPRLERVAKTTVEINGVTIPKDMVVMVPTWCLHRDPELWPEPLQFRPERFSKENKESIDTYTYMPFGAGPRNCIGNRFALVMMKLALVEILQKYSFTVGKETEVPFEMDIQGLLMPKRPIKLRLEPRPAPCL from the exons ATGTGCATCATGGACACAGATATGATCAAGACCATCCTGATCAAGGAGTGCTACTCTCACTTCACTAATAGAcgg aactTCCATCTGAATGGGGCCCTGTACGATGCCGTCTCCATCGCCGAGGACGGCCAGTGGAAGAGGATACGCAGCGTGCTGTCGCCCTCCTTCACCAGCGGCAGGCTGAAAGAG ATGTTTGGGATCATGAAGCAGCACTCTGCTAACCTGGTCATCAGCATGAAGAGGAAGGTAGACAAAGACGAAGCTGTCGAGCTTAAAGA GTTCTTTGGGCCGTACAGCATGGACGTAGTGACCAGCACAGCGTTCAGCGTAGACCTCGACTCCCTAAACAACCCCAGCGATCCCTTTGTCACCAACATCAAGAAGATGCTGAAGTTCGACCTCTTCaaccctctgttcctcctcgtAG cGTTCTTCCCCTTCACAGgccccctgctggagaagaTGGAGTTCTCCTTCTTCCCCACCTCCGTCACCGACTTCTTCTACGCCTCACTGCAGAAGATCAAGTCCAGCAGACAAGCGAGCACTGGAAGACAG GGCAGGGTGGATTTCCTGCAGTTGATGATTGACTCTCAGAAAGGTGATTCAAAGGAGGAGAAGCAACACAAAG gtcTGACTGATCATGAGATCCTGTCTCAGGCGATGATCTTCATCTTTGCGGGCTATGAGACCACCAGCAGCTCTCTCACCTTCCTGGCCTACAACCTGGCCACCCATCCTGAGGTGCAGGCACGCCTTCAGGGCGAAGTGGACGCAATCTTCCCCAACCAG GTAGAGGTGCAGTATGAGGCCCTGATGCAGATGGAGTATCTGGACTCTGTGATCAGTGAGTCTCTCAGACTGTATCCCATCGCCCCGCGCCTGGAGAGGGTCGCCAAGACAACCGTGGAGATCAACGGTGTCACCATCCCCAAGGACATGGTTGTCATGGTTCCCACCTGGTGTCTTCACCGCGACCCCGAGCTGTGGCCTGAACCGCTCCAGTTCAGACCAGAGAG GTTCAGTAAGGAGAACAAGGAAAGCATCGACACTTACACCTACATGCCCTTCGGGGCGGGGCCCAGGAACTGTATAGGGAATAGGTTTGCTCTGGTCATGATGAAGCTGGCCCTGGTGGAGATTCTACAAAAATACAGCTTCACCGTCGGCAAGGAGAcagag GTCCCCTTTGAGATGGACATTCAGGGCCTGCTTATGCCCAAACGACCAATCAAACTGCGGCTGGAGCCTAGGCCCGCCCCCTGCCtgtga
- the LOC124464936 gene encoding cytochrome P450 3A27 isoform X3 — MHLHIFDGRQAVMCIMDTDMIKTILIKECYSHFTNRRNFHLNGALYDAVSIAEDGQWKRIRSVLSPSFTSGRLKEMFGIMKQHSANLVISMKRKVDKDEAVELKEFFGPYSMDVVTSTAFSVDLDSLNNPSDPFVTNIKKMLKFDLFNPLFLLVAFFPFTGPLLEKMEFSFFPTSVTDFFYASLQKIKSSRQASTGRQGRVDFLQLMIDSQKGDSKEEKQHKGLTDHEILSQAMIFIFAGYETTSSSLTFLAYNLATHPEVQARLQGEVDAIFPNQVEVQYEALMQMEYLDSVISESLRLYPIAPRLERVAKTTVEINGVTIPKDMVVMVPTWCLHRDPELWPEPLQFRPERFSKENKESIDTYTYMPFGAGPRNCIGNRFALVMMKLALVEILQKYSFTVGKETEVPFEMDIQGLLMPKRPIKLRLEPRPAPCL; from the exons catctTTGACGGACGGCAGGCAGTGATGTGCATCATGGACACAGATATGATCAAGACCATCCTGATCAAGGAGTGCTACTCTCACTTCACTAATAGAcgg aactTCCATCTGAATGGGGCCCTGTACGATGCCGTCTCCATCGCCGAGGACGGCCAGTGGAAGAGGATACGCAGCGTGCTGTCGCCCTCCTTCACCAGCGGCAGGCTGAAAGAG ATGTTTGGGATCATGAAGCAGCACTCTGCTAACCTGGTCATCAGCATGAAGAGGAAGGTAGACAAAGACGAAGCTGTCGAGCTTAAAGA GTTCTTTGGGCCGTACAGCATGGACGTAGTGACCAGCACAGCGTTCAGCGTAGACCTCGACTCCCTAAACAACCCCAGCGATCCCTTTGTCACCAACATCAAGAAGATGCTGAAGTTCGACCTCTTCaaccctctgttcctcctcgtAG cGTTCTTCCCCTTCACAGgccccctgctggagaagaTGGAGTTCTCCTTCTTCCCCACCTCCGTCACCGACTTCTTCTACGCCTCACTGCAGAAGATCAAGTCCAGCAGACAAGCGAGCACTGGAAGACAG GGCAGGGTGGATTTCCTGCAGTTGATGATTGACTCTCAGAAAGGTGATTCAAAGGAGGAGAAGCAACACAAAG gtcTGACTGATCATGAGATCCTGTCTCAGGCGATGATCTTCATCTTTGCGGGCTATGAGACCACCAGCAGCTCTCTCACCTTCCTGGCCTACAACCTGGCCACCCATCCTGAGGTGCAGGCACGCCTTCAGGGCGAAGTGGACGCAATCTTCCCCAACCAG GTAGAGGTGCAGTATGAGGCCCTGATGCAGATGGAGTATCTGGACTCTGTGATCAGTGAGTCTCTCAGACTGTATCCCATCGCCCCGCGCCTGGAGAGGGTCGCCAAGACAACCGTGGAGATCAACGGTGTCACCATCCCCAAGGACATGGTTGTCATGGTTCCCACCTGGTGTCTTCACCGCGACCCCGAGCTGTGGCCTGAACCGCTCCAGTTCAGACCAGAGAG GTTCAGTAAGGAGAACAAGGAAAGCATCGACACTTACACCTACATGCCCTTCGGGGCGGGGCCCAGGAACTGTATAGGGAATAGGTTTGCTCTGGTCATGATGAAGCTGGCCCTGGTGGAGATTCTACAAAAATACAGCTTCACCGTCGGCAAGGAGAcagag GTCCCCTTTGAGATGGACATTCAGGGCCTGCTTATGCCCAAACGACCAATCAAACTGCGGCTGGAGCCTAGGCCCGCCCCCTGCCtgtga